One Kitasatospora sp. NBC_01266 genomic window carries:
- a CDS encoding non-ribosomal peptide synthetase gives MSDSPTTPSWPLMAGQSGIWFAQQLDPASPAFQIAECVEIHGAVDPELFATALRQVLTEGEALRLAFRTEGGEVRQSVRPPADFPLLVEDLGARADPWAATRSRIEADLARPLDPSTGPALVQQLFLAGPDRSFWYQRGHHALVDGFTGPLVAGRMAEVYSALVEGREPAAEGALSGFGELVAEERAYQGSERREIERGYWLDQLADRPEPVALAGRTASAAHRHLRHEIQLTARHADTLRVAARALGVSWSALVLSAVGLYTGRLTGADEVVIGLPVPARIGRTARSVPAMLTNVLPLRLDVRAELSLRELVRRTSATTRAALRHQRYRYEDLRRELGLVGGEGQLLGPTVNIMSFDYDLAFGGHPATLHNFANGPVEDLSFVVYDRRAGHGMRLVLDANPDLYDQEALAGHAERFLRLLDTLAAGQPDHPVGLFDLVSANERELVLHRWNDTARAVPPGLIHQHFERQVELAPDAVAVACEGVELSYGEVNGRANRLARLLIERGAGPERFVALALPRSELMLVALLAVLKSGAGYLPVDPEYPADRIAYMLEDAEPALVVTVAAVAGGLALGDQAVVVVDEPGVGAELAQWSDADVEDVERAVPLVADHPAYLIYTSGSTGRPKGVVIAHRGIPGLAHAKVEWYATTSESRVLQFSSLSFDSHVSEVWSALLGGGRLVVAPLERMMPGEPLVELVAEQGITHIDLPPAGLAVMPEGSLPEGGTLIVGGEASSPALVERWYRNRRMINSYGPTEATVCASMSDPISDAAIPPIGRPVWNKRVYVLDGGLRLVPPGVVGELYVAGEGLARGYLGRPGLTAERFVADPFTPGARMYRTGDLVRWGADGQLVFLGRADSQVKVRGFRIELGEVEAAIDALPGVAQAVVLLHEAAVGDRRLVAYVVSSTQSAAGLREQLGRTLPDYMVPSAFVVLDALPLMPNGKVDRRALPEPDFAAAATGRAPRTEREALLAEIFAELLGLPSVGIDDDFFTLGGHSLLATRLVSRVRAALGVELAIRDLFEAPTVAGLAERLDRAELARRALVRAERPERVPVSSAQRRLWFIGRLGASGAAYHMPLAVRLTGALDRAALVAALADLTRRHETLRTVFAEGPDGLPHQRVLPEVHPELRVAGVTEAELDRALATEAARPFDLAIDVPLRAALFTLGADEQVLLLTLHHISGDGWSLVPLARDLSTAYTARLGGAVPQWSPLPVQYADFAIWQQQLLGAEDDPKSLLSRQLDYWRRALSELPEELALPTDRPRPATAGHRGATVAVELPAELHRRLATLAQQHGATLFMALQAGLAAFLTRLGAGEDIPLGTPVAGRTDEALDELVGFFVNTLVLRTDTSGEPSFTELLARVRESDLAAFAHQDVPFEQLVDALNPTRSLARHPLFQTMLVLQNTTEAELDLPGLRGTVQPVGIDTAKFDLFFNLAERTGQDGAPAGVSGVVEYATDLFEHRTIQQLADRWIRLLAQLVAAPARPIGQAELLAEGERQQLLTEWNATAAAVPAATLPELFQAQVARTPQATALAFEGAELSYAELNARANRLARLLVEHGAGPERRIALALPRTPELLVALLAVLKSGAAYVPIDPEYPADRIAYVLADAAPALVLVAAATAGRLPAGDGAPVLVLDSPETLEALAARGEDDPRHAPRPEHPAYVIYTSGSTGHPKGVVLPHAALTNFLADMALRFPLEGHDTWVAVTTVAFDIAALELYLPLISGARVELAPRHTVIDPAALTALLRGSGATVLQATPSLWRALAERAEALAELPGLRVLVGGEALPGPLAATLAGLGEVTNLYGPTETTIWSTAARITDAAIPPIGRPIANTRLYVLDARLRPVPVGVAGELYIAGAGLARGYHERPALTAERFTADPFGTPGSRMYRTGDLARWTAESELRFVGRADTQVKVRGHRIELGEIEAALLTHPGVTQSAVLAREDQPGDVRLVGYLLFGDPACGEPPVAPLPAPAAAPASDTNTPAGSRDLAGLLRELRAHLAERLPEYMVPSAFVALEAMPLTPNGKLDRKALPAPEQTGAQAGRAPRTEREELLCALFAEVLGLASVGIDDAFFALGGHSLLAIRLVSQVRAVLGVELAIRDLFEAPTVAGLERRLADAGAARPALLPAERPATVPVSYAQRRLWLLEKLGSAGAAYHLPMALRLRGPLDLPALEAALADLVARHEALRTVFGEGPDGLPYQRVLPAAVSVLTRAETTAAELTEALAAEAARPFDLAVDVPLRAALFALGADECVLLLTLHHIAGDGWSLAPLARDIETAYAARLGGAAPQWSPLPVQYADYALWQRELLGDEGEAESLAARQVDYWRQALAGLPEELELPTDRPRPLAAGHQGAAVSLTVPAELHRKLVDLSREHGVTLFMTLQASLATLLHRLGAGTDIPLGTPVAGRTDVALDELVGFFVNTLVLRTDLSGDPSFTELLDRVRESDLAAFAHQDVPFEHLVDALNPTRSLARHPLFQVMLALRNNTEAELAMPGLTVTALPTQVRSAKFDLSLFVTEQRGADGALGGLRGELEYATELFDHSTVEVLGERWVRLLDALVAEPKLAVGQLDILGPRERERILHEWNDTTRELPVATLPELFQAQAARTPRATALVFEGAELSYAELNARANRLARVLVARGARPERTVALVLERSTEMVVSLLAVLKSGAAYLPIDPEYPVDRIAYLLEDGAPALVLATSATAAAAPGGALVLDTPRLAAELAAQPDADLTDADRLAPLRLANPAYVIYTSGSTGRPKGVAVPHRGVANRLAWMQTDHVMRPGEDRVLQKTPFGFDVSVWEFFWPLFNGGTLVVAKPGGHKDPVYLAELIQRERITIAHFVPSMLQAFVQEPAAARCTGLRGVFCSGEALTAELRDRFRQLLAEVPLHNLYGPTEASVEVTAWTCEAGEGGVAVPIGRPVANTRVYVLDAALRPVAPGVPGELYLAGVQLARGYLNRPGLSAERFVADPYGAAGTRMYRTGDLVRWTAEGALVFVGRADDQVKIRGFRIELGEIAAALTSHQDVAQAAVLVREDRPGEKRLVGYLVPAVAQPDLPGLRKHLAGLLPDYMVPAALVVLAELPLTASGKLDRTALPAPDFTAAVTGRAPSTEREEVLAGLFAELLGLASVGVDDGFFELGGDSIISIQLVARARQAGLVFSARDVFSCQSVAELALVARGAEAAVAEDADAGIGELPATPIMHWLRERGGPVDGFHQAMLLQVPAELGADRLTEALRTLLDHHDALRARLLVAEDGGWSLVVPERGAPGAAGLVTRIDTADLDPAGLRALFEREAAAAQDRLAPADGVMVQLVWFDAGPQRPGRLLLVVHHLVVDGVSWRILLPDLAAAWRGEQLPPVATSLRSWATALVAEAGRRDAELPLWQGMLDGPDPLLGSRALDHARDTRQTVGHLELTLPPELTEPLLTSVPALFNAEVNDVLLTGLALAANRWRADRAGLLFELEAHGREEFAERIDLSRTVGWFTSAYPVRLDPGAADWGDVTEAGPGLGRSLKAVKDQLRAIPDHGLGYGLLRHLRADTGARLGAAARPQLGFNYLGRFAIEQRGEPTEWGPAPEMGAMLGGADALAPLAHSVTVNARTEDRADGPSFVASWSWATGVLDEARVRRLGELWFEALAALVRHASGTDAGGLSTSDVSLVELSQDEIDMFEDEFADWDL, from the coding sequence ATGTCGGATTCGCCGACCACCCCCAGCTGGCCGCTGATGGCCGGGCAGTCCGGCATCTGGTTCGCCCAGCAACTCGATCCCGCCAGCCCGGCCTTCCAGATCGCGGAGTGCGTGGAGATCCACGGTGCGGTCGACCCCGAGCTGTTCGCGACCGCGCTGCGGCAGGTGCTGACGGAGGGTGAGGCGCTCCGGCTGGCCTTCCGCACCGAGGGCGGCGAGGTGCGACAGAGCGTGCGCCCGCCGGCGGATTTCCCGCTGCTGGTCGAGGATCTGGGCGCGCGGGCCGACCCGTGGGCCGCCACCCGGTCCCGGATCGAGGCGGACCTGGCCCGGCCGCTGGACCCGAGCACCGGACCGGCGTTGGTCCAGCAGCTCTTCCTGGCCGGCCCCGACCGGAGCTTCTGGTACCAGCGCGGGCACCACGCGCTGGTCGACGGCTTCACCGGGCCGCTGGTGGCCGGCCGGATGGCCGAGGTCTACAGCGCGCTGGTCGAGGGCCGCGAACCCGCTGCCGAGGGCGCGCTGTCCGGCTTCGGCGAGCTGGTGGCCGAAGAGCGGGCTTACCAGGGCTCCGAGCGGCGGGAGATCGAGCGCGGCTACTGGCTGGACCAGCTGGCCGACCGCCCGGAGCCGGTCGCCCTGGCCGGCCGCACCGCCTCGGCCGCCCATCGCCACCTGCGTCACGAGATCCAGTTGACGGCGCGGCACGCCGACACCCTGCGGGTGGCCGCCCGCGCGCTCGGCGTCAGCTGGTCCGCCCTGGTGCTCAGCGCGGTCGGCCTCTACACCGGCCGGCTGACCGGCGCCGACGAGGTCGTGATCGGCCTGCCGGTGCCGGCCCGGATCGGCCGCACCGCCCGCTCGGTGCCCGCGATGCTGACCAACGTGCTGCCGCTGCGGCTCGACGTCCGCGCCGAGCTGAGCCTGCGCGAGCTGGTCCGGCGGACCAGCGCCACGACCCGGGCGGCGCTGCGCCACCAGCGCTACCGGTACGAGGACCTGCGCCGCGAGCTGGGACTGGTCGGCGGCGAGGGCCAGTTGCTCGGGCCGACGGTCAACATCATGTCGTTCGACTACGACCTCGCGTTCGGCGGCCACCCGGCCACCCTGCACAACTTCGCCAACGGCCCGGTCGAGGACCTCTCCTTCGTGGTCTACGACCGGCGGGCTGGCCACGGCATGCGCCTGGTGCTGGACGCCAACCCCGACCTCTACGACCAGGAGGCGCTGGCCGGGCACGCGGAGCGCTTCCTGCGGCTGCTCGACACCCTGGCCGCTGGCCAACCGGACCACCCCGTCGGTCTGTTCGACCTCGTCAGCGCGAACGAGCGCGAGCTCGTCCTGCACCGGTGGAACGATACGGCGCGTGCGGTTCCGCCGGGGCTGATCCACCAGCACTTCGAGCGGCAGGTGGAGTTGGCGCCGGATGCGGTGGCGGTGGCTTGTGAGGGTGTGGAGTTGTCGTATGGGGAGGTGAATGGGCGGGCGAATCGGTTGGCGCGGTTGTTGATTGAGCGTGGTGCGGGTCCGGAGCGGTTCGTGGCGTTGGCGTTGCCGCGTAGTGAGTTGATGTTGGTGGCGTTGCTGGCGGTGTTGAAGTCGGGTGCGGGGTATCTGCCGGTGGATCCGGAGTATCCGGCTGACCGGATCGCCTACATGTTGGAGGATGCCGAGCCGGCGCTGGTGGTGACGGTCGCGGCGGTGGCGGGCGGGTTGGCGCTGGGTGACCAGGCGGTTGTGGTGGTGGATGAGCCCGGTGTTGGGGCGGAGTTGGCGCAGTGGTCGGACGCTGATGTCGAGGACGTCGAGCGGGCCGTGCCGTTGGTGGCGGATCATCCGGCGTATCTGATCTATACGTCGGGTTCGACGGGTCGTCCGAAGGGTGTGGTGATCGCGCATCGTGGTATTCCGGGTCTCGCGCACGCGAAGGTGGAGTGGTATGCGACGACGTCGGAGAGTCGGGTGCTGCAGTTCTCGTCGTTGAGTTTTGACAGTCATGTCTCCGAGGTGTGGTCGGCGCTGTTGGGGGGTGGTCGTCTGGTGGTTGCTCCGTTGGAGCGGATGATGCCGGGGGAGCCGTTGGTGGAGTTGGTGGCGGAGCAGGGGATCACGCATATCGATCTGCCGCCGGCTGGTTTGGCGGTGATGCCGGAGGGTTCGTTGCCCGAGGGTGGGACGTTGATTGTTGGTGGTGAGGCGAGTTCGCCGGCGTTGGTGGAGCGGTGGTATCGCAACCGTCGGATGATCAATTCGTATGGGCCGACTGAGGCGACGGTGTGCGCGAGTATGAGTGATCCGATCTCGGATGCGGCGATTCCGCCGATCGGTCGGCCGGTGTGGAACAAGCGGGTGTATGTGCTGGATGGGGGTCTGCGGTTGGTGCCGCCGGGTGTGGTGGGTGAGTTGTATGTGGCGGGGGAGGGTCTGGCGCGGGGGTATCTGGGTCGGCCTGGTCTGACGGCTGAGCGGTTCGTCGCCGACCCGTTCACCCCTGGCGCTCGCATGTACCGCACGGGTGACTTGGTGCGGTGGGGTGCGGATGGGCAGTTGGTGTTCCTGGGTCGGGCGGACAGTCAGGTGAAGGTGCGGGGTTTCCGGATCGAGTTGGGGGAGGTGGAGGCGGCGATCGATGCGCTGCCGGGGGTGGCGCAGGCGGTGGTGCTGTTGCATGAGGCTGCGGTGGGTGATCGGCGGCTGGTGGCGTATGTGGTCAGTTCGACGCAGAGCGCTGCCGGGTTGCGGGAGCAGTTGGGCCGGACCTTGCCGGATTACATGGTTCCGTCGGCGTTCGTGGTGTTGGACGCGTTGCCGTTGATGCCGAACGGGAAGGTGGACCGGCGGGCGTTGCCGGAGCCGGACTTCGCCGCCGCGGCCACCGGCCGCGCGCCGCGCACCGAGCGGGAGGCCCTGCTGGCGGAGATCTTCGCCGAACTGCTGGGCCTGCCGAGCGTCGGCATCGACGACGACTTCTTCACCCTGGGCGGCCACTCGCTGCTGGCCACCCGGCTGGTCAGCCGGGTGCGGGCCGCGCTCGGCGTCGAGTTGGCGATCCGCGACCTGTTCGAGGCGCCGACCGTGGCCGGCCTGGCCGAGCGGCTGGACCGCGCCGAGCTGGCCCGCCGCGCGCTGGTGCGCGCCGAGCGGCCCGAGCGGGTGCCGGTCTCCTCCGCGCAGCGTCGCCTCTGGTTCATCGGGCGGCTCGGTGCGTCCGGCGCCGCCTACCACATGCCGCTGGCAGTGCGGCTGACCGGCGCGCTCGACCGGGCGGCGCTGGTCGCAGCACTGGCCGATCTGACGCGGCGTCATGAGACCTTGCGCACCGTCTTCGCCGAGGGGCCGGACGGGCTGCCGCACCAGCGCGTGCTGCCCGAAGTCCACCCCGAGCTGCGGGTCGCCGGGGTCACCGAAGCCGAGTTGGACCGGGCCCTGGCCACCGAGGCGGCCCGACCCTTCGACCTGGCCATCGATGTCCCGCTGCGGGCGGCCCTCTTCACGCTCGGCGCGGACGAGCAGGTGCTGCTGCTGACGCTGCATCACATATCCGGCGACGGATGGTCGCTGGTCCCACTGGCCCGCGACCTGTCCACCGCCTACACCGCCCGGCTCGGCGGCGCGGTTCCGCAGTGGTCGCCGTTGCCCGTCCAGTACGCCGACTTCGCCATCTGGCAGCAGCAGCTGCTCGGCGCCGAGGATGACCCGAAGAGCCTGCTGTCGCGTCAACTGGACTACTGGCGGCGGGCGCTGTCCGAGCTGCCGGAGGAACTGGCGCTGCCTACCGACCGGCCCCGCCCGGCGACCGCCGGACACCGGGGCGCGACCGTCGCCGTGGAGCTTCCCGCCGAACTGCACCGCAGGCTCGCCACGCTGGCCCAGCAGCACGGCGCCACCCTCTTCATGGCCCTGCAGGCCGGCCTGGCCGCCTTCCTGACCCGGTTGGGTGCGGGGGAGGATATCCCGCTGGGGACGCCGGTGGCCGGGCGGACCGACGAGGCGTTGGACGAGTTGGTCGGGTTCTTCGTCAACACGCTGGTGCTGCGCACCGACACCTCGGGTGAACCGAGCTTCACCGAACTGCTGGCCCGGGTGCGGGAGTCGGACCTGGCGGCGTTCGCGCACCAGGACGTGCCGTTCGAGCAGCTGGTGGACGCGTTGAACCCGACCCGCTCGCTGGCCCGCCACCCGCTCTTCCAGACCATGCTGGTGCTGCAGAACACCACCGAGGCGGAGCTGGACCTGCCGGGCCTGCGCGGTACCGTGCAGCCGGTCGGCATCGACACGGCCAAGTTCGACCTGTTCTTCAACCTCGCCGAGCGGACCGGCCAGGATGGTGCCCCGGCCGGTGTCAGCGGCGTCGTCGAGTACGCCACCGACCTGTTCGAGCACCGCACCATCCAGCAGCTGGCGGACCGTTGGATCCGGTTGCTGGCCCAGCTGGTGGCCGCCCCGGCCCGGCCGATCGGGCAGGCCGAGCTGCTCGCCGAGGGAGAGCGGCAGCAGCTGCTCACCGAGTGGAACGCCACCGCCGCCGCCGTGCCCGCCGCCACGCTGCCCGAGCTGTTCCAGGCCCAGGTCGCGCGCACGCCGCAGGCGACCGCGCTGGCCTTCGAGGGCGCCGAGTTGAGCTACGCCGAGTTGAACGCGCGGGCCAACCGGCTGGCCCGCCTGCTGGTGGAGCACGGCGCCGGCCCGGAGCGGCGGATCGCGCTCGCCCTGCCGCGCACGCCCGAGCTGCTGGTCGCGCTGCTCGCGGTGCTCAAGTCCGGTGCGGCGTACGTGCCGATCGACCCCGAGTACCCGGCCGACCGGATCGCCTACGTGCTCGCCGACGCCGCCCCGGCCCTGGTGCTGGTCGCCGCCGCGACCGCCGGCCGGCTGCCGGCCGGCGACGGCGCGCCGGTGCTGGTGCTGGACAGCCCCGAGACTCTCGAGGCGCTGGCCGCGCGCGGCGAGGACGACCCGCGGCACGCGCCGCGTCCCGAGCATCCCGCCTACGTGATCTACACCTCCGGCTCGACCGGCCACCCCAAGGGCGTGGTGCTGCCGCACGCGGCGCTGACCAACTTCCTGGCCGACATGGCCCTGCGCTTCCCGCTGGAGGGGCACGACACCTGGGTGGCGGTCACCACGGTCGCCTTCGACATCGCCGCGCTGGAGCTGTACCTGCCGCTGATCAGCGGCGCCCGGGTCGAACTCGCGCCCCGGCACACGGTGATCGACCCGGCGGCGCTGACCGCCCTGCTGCGCGGCTCGGGTGCCACCGTGTTGCAGGCCACCCCCTCGCTCTGGCGGGCGCTCGCCGAGCGGGCCGAGGCGCTGGCCGAACTCCCGGGCCTGCGGGTCCTGGTGGGCGGTGAGGCGCTGCCGGGCCCGCTGGCCGCCACGCTCGCCGGCCTGGGCGAGGTCACCAACCTCTACGGCCCGACCGAGACCACCATCTGGTCCACCGCCGCCCGGATCACCGACGCGGCGATCCCGCCGATCGGCCGCCCGATCGCCAACACCCGTCTCTACGTGCTGGACGCGCGGCTGCGCCCGGTGCCGGTCGGCGTCGCGGGCGAGCTGTACATCGCGGGCGCGGGCCTGGCCCGCGGCTACCACGAGCGGCCCGCGCTGACCGCCGAGCGCTTCACCGCCGACCCGTTCGGCACGCCCGGCAGCCGCATGTACCGCACCGGCGACCTGGCCCGCTGGACGGCCGAAAGCGAGCTGCGGTTCGTCGGCCGGGCCGACACCCAGGTCAAGGTGCGCGGCCACCGGATCGAACTCGGCGAGATCGAGGCCGCGTTGCTCACCCACCCCGGGGTCACGCAGAGCGCGGTGCTGGCCCGCGAGGACCAGCCGGGCGATGTCCGCCTGGTCGGCTACCTGCTGTTCGGCGACCCGGCCTGCGGCGAGCCCCCGGTGGCGCCGCTTCCGGCGCCCGCCGCAGCCCCGGCGTCCGACACCAACACCCCGGCCGGCTCGCGCGACCTGGCGGGCCTGCTGCGCGAGCTGCGCGCGCACCTGGCCGAGCGGCTCCCGGAGTACATGGTGCCCAGCGCCTTCGTGGCGCTGGAGGCGATGCCGCTCACCCCGAACGGCAAGCTGGACCGCAAGGCGCTGCCCGCGCCCGAGCAGACCGGCGCCCAGGCCGGGCGTGCCCCGCGCACCGAACGCGAGGAACTGCTCTGCGCCCTCTTCGCCGAGGTGCTCGGGCTCGCCTCGGTCGGCATCGACGACGCCTTCTTCGCGCTCGGCGGCCACTCACTGCTGGCCATCCGGCTGGTGAGCCAAGTCCGCGCGGTGCTCGGCGTCGAGTTGGCGATCCGCGACCTGTTCGAGGCGCCGACCGTGGCCGGCCTCGAGCGGCGGCTCGCCGACGCGGGCGCCGCCCGGCCGGCCCTGCTGCCCGCCGAGCGTCCCGCCACCGTGCCGGTCTCCTACGCCCAGCGCCGGCTGTGGCTGCTGGAGAAGCTCGGCAGCGCCGGCGCCGCCTACCACCTGCCGATGGCGCTGCGGCTGCGCGGTCCGCTGGACCTGCCCGCCCTGGAAGCCGCGCTGGCCGACCTGGTGGCCCGCCACGAGGCGCTGCGCACCGTCTTCGGCGAGGGGCCCGACGGCCTGCCGTACCAGCGGGTGCTGCCCGCGGCGGTGTCCGTCCTCACCCGCGCCGAGACCACCGCGGCCGAGCTGACCGAGGCGCTGGCGGCCGAGGCCGCCCGGCCGTTCGACCTGGCGGTGGACGTGCCGCTGCGAGCGGCCCTCTTCGCGCTCGGCGCGGACGAGTGCGTGCTGCTGCTGACGCTGCATCACATCGCTGGTGACGGCTGGTCGCTGGCCCCGCTGGCCCGCGACATCGAGACCGCGTACGCGGCCCGGCTCGGTGGCGCGGCGCCGCAGTGGTCGCCGCTGCCGGTGCAGTACGCGGACTACGCGCTCTGGCAGCGCGAGCTGCTCGGTGACGAGGGCGAGGCCGAGAGTCTGGCGGCCCGTCAGGTCGACTACTGGCGCCAGGCGCTGGCCGGGCTGCCGGAAGAGCTGGAACTGCCCACCGACCGCCCGCGCCCGCTCGCGGCCGGCCACCAGGGCGCCGCCGTCTCGCTGACCGTCCCCGCCGAGCTGCACCGCAAGCTCGTCGACCTCTCCCGCGAGCACGGGGTCACCCTCTTCATGACCCTGCAGGCGTCGCTGGCCACCCTGCTGCACCGCCTCGGCGCCGGGACCGACATTCCGCTCGGCACCCCGGTCGCCGGGCGCACCGACGTCGCCCTGGACGAGCTGGTCGGGTTCTTCGTCAACACCCTGGTGCTGCGCACCGACCTGTCCGGCGACCCGAGCTTCACCGAACTGCTGGACCGGGTCCGCGAGTCGGACCTGGCCGCGTTCGCCCACCAGGACGTGCCGTTCGAGCATCTGGTGGACGCGCTCAACCCGACCCGCTCGCTGGCCCGGCACCCGCTGTTCCAGGTGATGCTGGCGCTGCGCAACAACACCGAGGCCGAGCTGGCGATGCCGGGCCTGACCGTCACCGCGCTGCCCACCCAGGTGCGCTCCGCCAAGTTCGACCTGTCGCTCTTCGTCACCGAACAGCGCGGCGCGGACGGTGCCTTGGGTGGGCTGCGCGGCGAACTGGAGTACGCCACCGAGCTGTTCGACCACTCGACGGTCGAGGTGCTGGGCGAGCGCTGGGTGCGGCTGCTCGACGCGCTGGTCGCCGAGCCGAAGCTGGCGGTCGGACAGCTCGACATCCTCGGCCCCCGGGAGCGCGAGCGGATCCTCCACGAGTGGAACGACACCACCCGCGAACTGCCCGTCGCCACGCTGCCCGAGCTGTTCCAGGCGCAGGCCGCCCGCACCCCGCGGGCGACCGCGCTGGTCTTCGAGGGCGCCGAGCTGAGCTACGCCGAGCTGAACGCCCGGGCCAACCGCCTGGCCCGGGTGCTGGTCGCCCGGGGCGCCCGGCCCGAGCGGACCGTGGCGCTGGTCCTGGAGCGCTCCACCGAGATGGTGGTGTCGCTGCTCGCGGTGCTCAAGTCCGGTGCGGCGTACCTGCCGATCGACCCCGAGTACCCGGTCGACCGGATCGCCTACCTGCTCGAGGACGGCGCCCCGGCGCTGGTGCTGGCCACCAGCGCGACCGCTGCGGCGGCGCCCGGCGGCGCCCTGGTGCTCGACACCCCGCGGCTGGCGGCCGAGTTGGCGGCCCAGCCGGACGCCGACCTCACCGATGCCGACCGGCTCGCCCCGCTGCGTCTGGCCAATCCGGCCTACGTGATCTACACCTCCGGCTCCACCGGTCGCCCCAAGGGCGTCGCCGTCCCGCACCGGGGCGTCGCCAACCGCCTGGCCTGGATGCAGACCGACCACGTGATGCGTCCGGGCGAGGACCGGGTGCTGCAGAAGACGCCGTTCGGCTTCGACGTCTCGGTCTGGGAGTTCTTCTGGCCGCTGTTCAACGGCGGGACCCTGGTGGTCGCCAAGCCCGGTGGCCACAAGGACCCGGTCTACCTGGCCGAGTTGATCCAGCGCGAGCGGATCACCATCGCGCACTTCGTACCCTCGATGCTCCAGGCCTTCGTGCAGGAGCCCGCGGCGGCCCGCTGCACCGGCCTGCGCGGGGTGTTCTGCTCGGGCGAGGCACTGACCGCCGAACTACGCGACCGATTCAGACAGTTGCTCGCCGAGGTCCCGCTGCACAACCTGTACGGCCCCACCGAGGCCTCCGTCGAGGTCACCGCCTGGACCTGCGAGGCGGGCGAGGGCGGCGTCGCGGTGCCGATCGGGCGGCCGGTGGCCAACACCCGGGTCTACGTGCTGGACGCGGCGCTGCGGCCGGTCGCGCCGGGCGTGCCGGGTGAGTTGTACCTGGCGGGCGTCCAGCTGGCGCGCGGCTACCTGAACCGCCCCGGCCTGAGCGCCGAGCGCTTCGTCGCCGATCCGTACGGCGCGGCCGGTACCCGCATGTACCGCACGGGTGACCTGGTGCGCTGGACCGCCGAGGGTGCGCTGGTCTTCGTGGGGCGCGCCGACGACCAGGTGAAGATCCGCGGCTTCCGGATCGAACTCGGCGAGATCGCAGCGGCTCTGACCAGCCATCAGGACGTCGCCCAGGCGGCCGTGCTGGTCCGCGAGGACCGCCCCGGGGAGAAGCGCTTGGTGGGCTACCTGGTGCCGGCGGTGGCGCAACCCGATCTGCCCGGCCTGCGGAAGCACTTGGCCGGCCTGCTGCCCGACTACATGGTCCCGGCCGCGCTGGTGGTGCTGGCGGAACTCCCGCTGACGGCCAGCGGCAAGCTGGACCGCACGGCGCTGCCCGCCCCGGACTTCACCGCCGCCGTCACCGGGCGGGCGCCGAGCACCGAGCGTGAGGAGGTGCTGGCCGGGCTCTTCGCCGAGCTGCTGGGTCTGGCGAGCGTGGGGGTCGACGACGGGTTCTTCGAGCTGGGTGGTGACTCGATCATCTCGATCCAGCTGGTGGCCCGGGCCCGGCAGGCGGGCCTGGTGTTCAGCGCTCGCGATGTCTTCAGCTGCCAGAGCGTCGCCGAGTTGGCGCTGGTCGCGCGGGGCGCCGAGGCGGCTGTCGCGGAGGACGCGGACGCCGGGATCGGTGAGCTGCCGGCCACCCCGATCATGCACTGGCTGCGCGAACGCGGCGGCCCGGTGGACGGCTTCCACCAGGCGATGCTGCTCCAGGTCCCGGCCGAGCTCGGCGCGGACCGGCTCACCGAGGCGCTGCGGACCCTGCTGGATCACCATGACGCGCTGCGCGCCAGGCTGCTGGTCGCCGAGGACGGCGGCTGGTCGCTGGTGGTGCCCGAGCGCGGCGCGCCGGGCGCGGCCGGGCTGGTCACCCGGATCGACACCGCCGACCTGGACCCGGCCGGGCTGCGCGCTCTCTTCGAGCGCGAGGCCGCCGCCGCACAGGACCGCCTGGCTCCGGCCGACGGGGTGATGGTCCAGCTGGTGTGGTTCGACGCCGGCCCGCAGCGCCCGGGGCGCCTGCTGCTGGTGGTGCACCACCTGGTGGTGGACGGGGTCTCCTGGCGGATCCTGCTGCCCGACCTGGCCGCCGCCTGGCGCGGCGAGCAACTGCCGCCGGTGGCCACCTCGCTGCGCAGCTGGGCCACCGCCCTGGTCGCCGAGGCCGGCCGCCGGGACGCCGAACTGCCGCTCTGGCAGGGCATGCTGGACGGCCCTGACCCGCTGCTCGGCAGCCGGGCGCTGGACCATGCCCGGGACACCCGGCAGACCGTCGGCCACCTGGAGCTGACGCTGCCGCCGGAGCTGACCGAGCCGCTGCTGACCAGCGTCCCGGCGCTGTTCAACGCCGAGGTCAACGACGTACTGCTGACCGGCCTGGCGCTCGCCGCCAACCGCTGGCGGGCGGACCGGGCGGGCCTGCTGTTCGAGCTGGAGGCGCACGGGCGCGAGGAGTTCGCCGAGCGCATCGACCTCTCCCGCACGGTCGGCTGGTTCACCAGCGCCTACCCGGTCCGGCTGGACCCGGGCGCGGCCGACTGGGGCGACGTCACCGAGGCCGGCCCGGGGCTCGGCCGCTCGCTGAAGGCGGTGAAGGACCAACTGCGCGCCATCCCGGACCACGGCCTCGGCTACGGCCTGCTCCGCCACCTGCGCGCCGACACCGGCGCGCGGCTCGGTGCGGCCGCCCGCCCGCAGCTGGGGTTCAACTATCTCGGCCGGTTTGCC